In the Populus trichocarpa isolate Nisqually-1 chromosome 1, P.trichocarpa_v4.1, whole genome shotgun sequence genome, one interval contains:
- the LOC7485685 gene encoding uncharacterized protein LOC7485685 isoform X3, which produces MSGGFFRVNTKKVKMDVIKPWIANRVTELLGFEDEVLINFIYGLLDGKEVNGKEVQISLTGFMEKNTGKFMKELWTLLLSAGKNESGVPQQFLDAKEEETRKKQAEVDRIANEIQKKKEKEEESRELERERSKKMDDEVEKKANNAMEPASKHMLPKGSSGRAEDEKETVTRNGARGRKGSCHSIDHSFSSPIGSTSRISRSVSNSRSHSGHNSRSVSRSPEARGRRSMSSDRVYRSPRRRSITPPRRRSSYSKHRSRSPFRRRSPSPIRRRLRSPFRRRSPSPSHDRSPSPVRRRRSPSPVRRRRSPSPIRRRRSPLPIRRRRSPSLVRRKSPSFVRRRSPSPIRRKSSPSMRRKSPSPVRQRYQRSPSTPHHMSPPMRHKSSVISRKRSPSPLHRSPLPHGSSSPSPVQHRSPSSGRSPKELKRSPMQSLGERVRSQQTLLPVPQRSSSSFRSQQRDQKDQKDLHTRLPPLSPSPERSPPVGRKRSASEDKRSPSPYESPARQRRERITHDGSLSPLQQRVRKPLKDSPESGKDHEETGYTREGGDYNSTSSHKRPLYPSNMDKQRDPPVKFHCKDEQALERLASHQTTDSRNYPDNMDSRKKDQDIKIGKSSGRGGDQETLEAQKSPSLYKNEKDRSRLNNVKDSDKRRKSETVPVTAEKVHHSNGSGALDSGSEESGKHRGEKREKSKHKRSHRHEVALDDDGSHGSEIEERKETKRRRKEEKKLRKEEKRRRHEERRRKRAERHAEKLKLKGRDDASSSDDEHVGRRESHPSDDEETESDQRRLEIELRKKALESLKAKKGTSH; this is translated from the exons atgtCGGGCGGGTTTTTCAGG gtTAACACCAAGAAAGTGAAGATGGATGTTATTAAACCATGGATTGCTAATAGAGTGACGGAGCTTCTAGGGTTTGAAGATGAAGTCCTTATCAACTTTATTTACGGTTTGCTCGATGGAAAG GAAGTGAATGGGAAGGAAGTTCAAATATCGCTGACAGGATTCATGGAGAAAAACACTGGGAAGTTTATGAAAGAGCTTTGGACACTTCTTCTTAGTGCGGGGAAGAATGAAAGCGGCGTTCCTCAACAGTTTTTGGatgccaaagaagaagaaacacggAAGAAGCAG GCAGAGGTGGATAGGATAGCAAATGAAatccaaaagaagaaagagaaagaggaggAGAGTAGAGAACTTGAGAGGGAAAGATCAAAGAAGATG GACGATGAGGTTGAAAAGAAAGCCAATAATGCTATGGAGCCAGCTTCAAAGCATATGCTGCCTAAGGGTTCGAGTGGCCGTGCTGAGGATGAAAAAGAAACTGTCACAAGGAATGGTGCAAGAGGAAGGAAAGG GTCTTGTCATTCAATTGATCATTCATTTTCATCCCCTAT AGGTTCAACTTCTAGGATCAGCAGGTCGGTTTCAAATTCGAGAAGTCATTCGGG GCATAACTCAAGAAGTGTGTCTAGATCACCTGAAGCTCGAGGACGACGCTCCATGTCTTCTGATAGGGTGTATCGCTCACCAAGAAGGCGCTCAATTACACCTCCTCGGAGGAGATCATCATACTCTAAGCATAGGTCTAGATCCCCTTTTAGACGCAGGTCACCATCCCCTATACGACGTAGATTGCGTTCTCCCTTTCGACGTAGGTCACCTTCACCCTCACATGATAGGTCACCATCACCTGTTCGACGTCGTAGGTCACCATCACCTGTTCGACGCCGCAGATCTCCTTCGCCTATTCGACGCCGCAGATCTCCTTTGCCTATTAGGCGCCGCAGGTCACCTTCCCTTGTGCGCCGCAAATCACCTTCATTTGTGCGCCGCAGATCACCTTCACCTATACGTCGCAAATCATCCCCTTCCATGCGACGCAAATCACCATCTCCTGTACGTCAAAGGTATCAAAGGTCTCCGTCTACTCCTCACCACATGTCTCCTCCCATGCGACACAAGTCATCTGTCATTTCACGCAAGAGATCTCCATCTCCTCTTCATCGCTCTCCTTTGCCTCACGGATCAAGCTCTCCATCTCCTGTACAACATAGGTCTCCTTCTTCAGGGAGATCTCCAAAGGAACTCAAGAGATCACCCATGCAGTCCCTTGGAGAAAGAGTCAG ATCACAACAAACATTGTTGCCTGTTCCGCAACGCTCCTCCAGTTCTTTTAGGTCACAACAAAGAGATCAAAAGGATCAAAAAGATTTACACACTAGATTGCCACCTTTATCTCCTTCTCCAGAGAGGTCTCCACCAGTTGGAAGGAAGAGGAGTGCCAGCGAAGATAAAAG GTCCCCTAGTCCATATGAGAGTCCTGCCAGGCAAAGAAGAGAGCGAATCACACATGATGGTAGCTTGAGTCCTTTGCAACAAAGAGTGAGGAAACCACTGAAGGATAGTCCAGAATCTGGCAAAGACCATGAAGAAACTGGCTATACTCG GGAGGGCGGGGACTATAATTCTACATCCTCACATAAACGACCTTTGTATCCATCTAACATGGATAAGCAGAGAGACCCCCCTGTGAAGTTTCACTGCAAGGATGAGCAAGCTCTTGAAAGATTAGCTAGTCATCAGACCACCGATTCCCGAAACTATCCAGATAACATGGACTCAAGGAAGAAAGACCAGGATATAAAGAT TGGGAAGTCTTCTGGGAGAGGTGGTGATCAAGAAACTCTCGAAGCACAAAAGTCTCCATCTTTGTATAAGAACGAGAAAGACCGCTCACGCTTAAACAATGTTAAGGATAGTGACAAACGCCGGAAATCAGAAACTGTGCCAGTGACAGCTGAAAAAGTGCATCATAGTAATGGCAGTGGTGCATTGGATTCTGGTTCTGAGGAAAGTGGTAAGCACAGAGGAGAGAAGAGGGAAAAGTCAAAGCATAAGAGGTCACATCGACATGAAGTGGCTTTGGATGATGATGGCAGCCATGGTTCtgaaattgaagagagaaaagagactAAAAGGAGGAGGAAGGAGGAAAAGAAGTTGCGAAAGGAGGAGAAGCGTCGACGGCATGAAGAGCGACGCCGTAAAAGAGCGGAACGGCATGCGGAGAAGCTAAAATTGAAGGGTCGTGATGATGCTAGCTCTTCTGATGATGAACATGTTGGGAGGAGGGAGTCTCATCCAAGTGATGATGAAGAGACAGAATCTGATCAGAGAAGACTTGAGATTGAGTTACGGAAGAAGGCTCTTGAATCACTTAAAGCAAAGAAGGGCACCAGTCACTGA
- the LOC7485685 gene encoding uncharacterized protein LOC7485685 isoform X1 — MSGGFFRGTSADQDTRFSNKQAKLLKSQKFAPELDHLVNTKKVKMDVIKPWIANRVTELLGFEDEVLINFIYGLLDGKEVNGKEVQISLTGFMEKNTGKFMKELWTLLLSAGKNESGVPQQFLDAKEEETRKKQAEVDRIANEIQKKKEKEEESRELERERSKKMDDEVEKKANNAMEPASKHMLPKGSSGRAEDEKETVTRNGARGRKGSCHSIDHSFSSPIGSTSRISRSVSNSRSHSGHNSRSVSRSPEARGRRSMSSDRVYRSPRRRSITPPRRRSSYSKHRSRSPFRRRSPSPIRRRLRSPFRRRSPSPSHDRSPSPVRRRRSPSPVRRRRSPSPIRRRRSPLPIRRRRSPSLVRRKSPSFVRRRSPSPIRRKSSPSMRRKSPSPVRQRYQRSPSTPHHMSPPMRHKSSVISRKRSPSPLHRSPLPHGSSSPSPVQHRSPSSGRSPKELKRSPMQSLGERVRSQQTLLPVPQRSSSSFRSQQRDQKDQKDLHTRLPPLSPSPERSPPVGRKRSASEDKRSPSPYESPARQRRERITHDGSLSPLQQRVRKPLKDSPESGKDHEETGYTREGGDYNSTSSHKRPLYPSNMDKQRDPPVKFHCKDEQALERLASHQTTDSRNYPDNMDSRKKDQDIKIGKSSGRGGDQETLEAQKSPSLYKNEKDRSRLNNVKDSDKRRKSETVPVTAEKVHHSNGSGALDSGSEESGKHRGEKREKSKHKRSHRHEVALDDDGSHGSEIEERKETKRRRKEEKKLRKEEKRRRHEERRRKRAERHAEKLKLKGRDDASSSDDEHVGRRESHPSDDEETESDQRRLEIELRKKALESLKAKKGTSH, encoded by the exons atgtCGGGCGGGTTTTTCAGG GGCACTTCTGCTGATCAGGACACTCGGTTCTCCAACAAGCAAGCGAAGCTATTGAAATCACAGAAGTTCGCTCCTGAACTGGACCATCTG gtTAACACCAAGAAAGTGAAGATGGATGTTATTAAACCATGGATTGCTAATAGAGTGACGGAGCTTCTAGGGTTTGAAGATGAAGTCCTTATCAACTTTATTTACGGTTTGCTCGATGGAAAG GAAGTGAATGGGAAGGAAGTTCAAATATCGCTGACAGGATTCATGGAGAAAAACACTGGGAAGTTTATGAAAGAGCTTTGGACACTTCTTCTTAGTGCGGGGAAGAATGAAAGCGGCGTTCCTCAACAGTTTTTGGatgccaaagaagaagaaacacggAAGAAGCAG GCAGAGGTGGATAGGATAGCAAATGAAatccaaaagaagaaagagaaagaggaggAGAGTAGAGAACTTGAGAGGGAAAGATCAAAGAAGATG GACGATGAGGTTGAAAAGAAAGCCAATAATGCTATGGAGCCAGCTTCAAAGCATATGCTGCCTAAGGGTTCGAGTGGCCGTGCTGAGGATGAAAAAGAAACTGTCACAAGGAATGGTGCAAGAGGAAGGAAAGG GTCTTGTCATTCAATTGATCATTCATTTTCATCCCCTAT AGGTTCAACTTCTAGGATCAGCAGGTCGGTTTCAAATTCGAGAAGTCATTCGGG GCATAACTCAAGAAGTGTGTCTAGATCACCTGAAGCTCGAGGACGACGCTCCATGTCTTCTGATAGGGTGTATCGCTCACCAAGAAGGCGCTCAATTACACCTCCTCGGAGGAGATCATCATACTCTAAGCATAGGTCTAGATCCCCTTTTAGACGCAGGTCACCATCCCCTATACGACGTAGATTGCGTTCTCCCTTTCGACGTAGGTCACCTTCACCCTCACATGATAGGTCACCATCACCTGTTCGACGTCGTAGGTCACCATCACCTGTTCGACGCCGCAGATCTCCTTCGCCTATTCGACGCCGCAGATCTCCTTTGCCTATTAGGCGCCGCAGGTCACCTTCCCTTGTGCGCCGCAAATCACCTTCATTTGTGCGCCGCAGATCACCTTCACCTATACGTCGCAAATCATCCCCTTCCATGCGACGCAAATCACCATCTCCTGTACGTCAAAGGTATCAAAGGTCTCCGTCTACTCCTCACCACATGTCTCCTCCCATGCGACACAAGTCATCTGTCATTTCACGCAAGAGATCTCCATCTCCTCTTCATCGCTCTCCTTTGCCTCACGGATCAAGCTCTCCATCTCCTGTACAACATAGGTCTCCTTCTTCAGGGAGATCTCCAAAGGAACTCAAGAGATCACCCATGCAGTCCCTTGGAGAAAGAGTCAG ATCACAACAAACATTGTTGCCTGTTCCGCAACGCTCCTCCAGTTCTTTTAGGTCACAACAAAGAGATCAAAAGGATCAAAAAGATTTACACACTAGATTGCCACCTTTATCTCCTTCTCCAGAGAGGTCTCCACCAGTTGGAAGGAAGAGGAGTGCCAGCGAAGATAAAAG GTCCCCTAGTCCATATGAGAGTCCTGCCAGGCAAAGAAGAGAGCGAATCACACATGATGGTAGCTTGAGTCCTTTGCAACAAAGAGTGAGGAAACCACTGAAGGATAGTCCAGAATCTGGCAAAGACCATGAAGAAACTGGCTATACTCG GGAGGGCGGGGACTATAATTCTACATCCTCACATAAACGACCTTTGTATCCATCTAACATGGATAAGCAGAGAGACCCCCCTGTGAAGTTTCACTGCAAGGATGAGCAAGCTCTTGAAAGATTAGCTAGTCATCAGACCACCGATTCCCGAAACTATCCAGATAACATGGACTCAAGGAAGAAAGACCAGGATATAAAGAT TGGGAAGTCTTCTGGGAGAGGTGGTGATCAAGAAACTCTCGAAGCACAAAAGTCTCCATCTTTGTATAAGAACGAGAAAGACCGCTCACGCTTAAACAATGTTAAGGATAGTGACAAACGCCGGAAATCAGAAACTGTGCCAGTGACAGCTGAAAAAGTGCATCATAGTAATGGCAGTGGTGCATTGGATTCTGGTTCTGAGGAAAGTGGTAAGCACAGAGGAGAGAAGAGGGAAAAGTCAAAGCATAAGAGGTCACATCGACATGAAGTGGCTTTGGATGATGATGGCAGCCATGGTTCtgaaattgaagagagaaaagagactAAAAGGAGGAGGAAGGAGGAAAAGAAGTTGCGAAAGGAGGAGAAGCGTCGACGGCATGAAGAGCGACGCCGTAAAAGAGCGGAACGGCATGCGGAGAAGCTAAAATTGAAGGGTCGTGATGATGCTAGCTCTTCTGATGATGAACATGTTGGGAGGAGGGAGTCTCATCCAAGTGATGATGAAGAGACAGAATCTGATCAGAGAAGACTTGAGATTGAGTTACGGAAGAAGGCTCTTGAATCACTTAAAGCAAAGAAGGGCACCAGTCACTGA
- the LOC7485685 gene encoding uncharacterized protein LOC7485685 isoform X2, with protein sequence MSGGFFRGTSADQDTRFSNKQAKLLKSQKFAPELDHLVNTKKVKMDVIKPWIANRVTELLGFEDEVLINFIYGLLDGKEVNGKEVQISLTGFMEKNTGKFMKELWTLLLSAGKNESGVPQQFLDAKEEETRKKQAEVDRIANEIQKKKEKEEESRELERERSKKMDDEVEKKANNAMEPASKHMLPKGSSGRAEDEKETVTRNGARGRKGGSTSRISRSVSNSRSHSGHNSRSVSRSPEARGRRSMSSDRVYRSPRRRSITPPRRRSSYSKHRSRSPFRRRSPSPIRRRLRSPFRRRSPSPSHDRSPSPVRRRRSPSPVRRRRSPSPIRRRRSPLPIRRRRSPSLVRRKSPSFVRRRSPSPIRRKSSPSMRRKSPSPVRQRYQRSPSTPHHMSPPMRHKSSVISRKRSPSPLHRSPLPHGSSSPSPVQHRSPSSGRSPKELKRSPMQSLGERVRSQQTLLPVPQRSSSSFRSQQRDQKDQKDLHTRLPPLSPSPERSPPVGRKRSASEDKRSPSPYESPARQRRERITHDGSLSPLQQRVRKPLKDSPESGKDHEETGYTREGGDYNSTSSHKRPLYPSNMDKQRDPPVKFHCKDEQALERLASHQTTDSRNYPDNMDSRKKDQDIKIGKSSGRGGDQETLEAQKSPSLYKNEKDRSRLNNVKDSDKRRKSETVPVTAEKVHHSNGSGALDSGSEESGKHRGEKREKSKHKRSHRHEVALDDDGSHGSEIEERKETKRRRKEEKKLRKEEKRRRHEERRRKRAERHAEKLKLKGRDDASSSDDEHVGRRESHPSDDEETESDQRRLEIELRKKALESLKAKKGTSH encoded by the exons atgtCGGGCGGGTTTTTCAGG GGCACTTCTGCTGATCAGGACACTCGGTTCTCCAACAAGCAAGCGAAGCTATTGAAATCACAGAAGTTCGCTCCTGAACTGGACCATCTG gtTAACACCAAGAAAGTGAAGATGGATGTTATTAAACCATGGATTGCTAATAGAGTGACGGAGCTTCTAGGGTTTGAAGATGAAGTCCTTATCAACTTTATTTACGGTTTGCTCGATGGAAAG GAAGTGAATGGGAAGGAAGTTCAAATATCGCTGACAGGATTCATGGAGAAAAACACTGGGAAGTTTATGAAAGAGCTTTGGACACTTCTTCTTAGTGCGGGGAAGAATGAAAGCGGCGTTCCTCAACAGTTTTTGGatgccaaagaagaagaaacacggAAGAAGCAG GCAGAGGTGGATAGGATAGCAAATGAAatccaaaagaagaaagagaaagaggaggAGAGTAGAGAACTTGAGAGGGAAAGATCAAAGAAGATG GACGATGAGGTTGAAAAGAAAGCCAATAATGCTATGGAGCCAGCTTCAAAGCATATGCTGCCTAAGGGTTCGAGTGGCCGTGCTGAGGATGAAAAAGAAACTGTCACAAGGAATGGTGCAAGAGGAAGGAAAGG AGGTTCAACTTCTAGGATCAGCAGGTCGGTTTCAAATTCGAGAAGTCATTCGGG GCATAACTCAAGAAGTGTGTCTAGATCACCTGAAGCTCGAGGACGACGCTCCATGTCTTCTGATAGGGTGTATCGCTCACCAAGAAGGCGCTCAATTACACCTCCTCGGAGGAGATCATCATACTCTAAGCATAGGTCTAGATCCCCTTTTAGACGCAGGTCACCATCCCCTATACGACGTAGATTGCGTTCTCCCTTTCGACGTAGGTCACCTTCACCCTCACATGATAGGTCACCATCACCTGTTCGACGTCGTAGGTCACCATCACCTGTTCGACGCCGCAGATCTCCTTCGCCTATTCGACGCCGCAGATCTCCTTTGCCTATTAGGCGCCGCAGGTCACCTTCCCTTGTGCGCCGCAAATCACCTTCATTTGTGCGCCGCAGATCACCTTCACCTATACGTCGCAAATCATCCCCTTCCATGCGACGCAAATCACCATCTCCTGTACGTCAAAGGTATCAAAGGTCTCCGTCTACTCCTCACCACATGTCTCCTCCCATGCGACACAAGTCATCTGTCATTTCACGCAAGAGATCTCCATCTCCTCTTCATCGCTCTCCTTTGCCTCACGGATCAAGCTCTCCATCTCCTGTACAACATAGGTCTCCTTCTTCAGGGAGATCTCCAAAGGAACTCAAGAGATCACCCATGCAGTCCCTTGGAGAAAGAGTCAG ATCACAACAAACATTGTTGCCTGTTCCGCAACGCTCCTCCAGTTCTTTTAGGTCACAACAAAGAGATCAAAAGGATCAAAAAGATTTACACACTAGATTGCCACCTTTATCTCCTTCTCCAGAGAGGTCTCCACCAGTTGGAAGGAAGAGGAGTGCCAGCGAAGATAAAAG GTCCCCTAGTCCATATGAGAGTCCTGCCAGGCAAAGAAGAGAGCGAATCACACATGATGGTAGCTTGAGTCCTTTGCAACAAAGAGTGAGGAAACCACTGAAGGATAGTCCAGAATCTGGCAAAGACCATGAAGAAACTGGCTATACTCG GGAGGGCGGGGACTATAATTCTACATCCTCACATAAACGACCTTTGTATCCATCTAACATGGATAAGCAGAGAGACCCCCCTGTGAAGTTTCACTGCAAGGATGAGCAAGCTCTTGAAAGATTAGCTAGTCATCAGACCACCGATTCCCGAAACTATCCAGATAACATGGACTCAAGGAAGAAAGACCAGGATATAAAGAT TGGGAAGTCTTCTGGGAGAGGTGGTGATCAAGAAACTCTCGAAGCACAAAAGTCTCCATCTTTGTATAAGAACGAGAAAGACCGCTCACGCTTAAACAATGTTAAGGATAGTGACAAACGCCGGAAATCAGAAACTGTGCCAGTGACAGCTGAAAAAGTGCATCATAGTAATGGCAGTGGTGCATTGGATTCTGGTTCTGAGGAAAGTGGTAAGCACAGAGGAGAGAAGAGGGAAAAGTCAAAGCATAAGAGGTCACATCGACATGAAGTGGCTTTGGATGATGATGGCAGCCATGGTTCtgaaattgaagagagaaaagagactAAAAGGAGGAGGAAGGAGGAAAAGAAGTTGCGAAAGGAGGAGAAGCGTCGACGGCATGAAGAGCGACGCCGTAAAAGAGCGGAACGGCATGCGGAGAAGCTAAAATTGAAGGGTCGTGATGATGCTAGCTCTTCTGATGATGAACATGTTGGGAGGAGGGAGTCTCATCCAAGTGATGATGAAGAGACAGAATCTGATCAGAGAAGACTTGAGATTGAGTTACGGAAGAAGGCTCTTGAATCACTTAAAGCAAAGAAGGGCACCAGTCACTGA
- the LOC7485685 gene encoding uncharacterized protein LOC7485685 isoform X4, with product MDVIKPWIANRVTELLGFEDEVLINFIYGLLDGKEVNGKEVQISLTGFMEKNTGKFMKELWTLLLSAGKNESGVPQQFLDAKEEETRKKQAEVDRIANEIQKKKEKEEESRELERERSKKMDDEVEKKANNAMEPASKHMLPKGSSGRAEDEKETVTRNGARGRKGSCHSIDHSFSSPIGSTSRISRSVSNSRSHSGHNSRSVSRSPEARGRRSMSSDRVYRSPRRRSITPPRRRSSYSKHRSRSPFRRRSPSPIRRRLRSPFRRRSPSPSHDRSPSPVRRRRSPSPVRRRRSPSPIRRRRSPLPIRRRRSPSLVRRKSPSFVRRRSPSPIRRKSSPSMRRKSPSPVRQRYQRSPSTPHHMSPPMRHKSSVISRKRSPSPLHRSPLPHGSSSPSPVQHRSPSSGRSPKELKRSPMQSLGERVRSQQTLLPVPQRSSSSFRSQQRDQKDQKDLHTRLPPLSPSPERSPPVGRKRSASEDKRSPSPYESPARQRRERITHDGSLSPLQQRVRKPLKDSPESGKDHEETGYTREGGDYNSTSSHKRPLYPSNMDKQRDPPVKFHCKDEQALERLASHQTTDSRNYPDNMDSRKKDQDIKIGKSSGRGGDQETLEAQKSPSLYKNEKDRSRLNNVKDSDKRRKSETVPVTAEKVHHSNGSGALDSGSEESGKHRGEKREKSKHKRSHRHEVALDDDGSHGSEIEERKETKRRRKEEKKLRKEEKRRRHEERRRKRAERHAEKLKLKGRDDASSSDDEHVGRRESHPSDDEETESDQRRLEIELRKKALESLKAKKGTSH from the exons ATGGATGTTATTAAACCATGGATTGCTAATAGAGTGACGGAGCTTCTAGGGTTTGAAGATGAAGTCCTTATCAACTTTATTTACGGTTTGCTCGATGGAAAG GAAGTGAATGGGAAGGAAGTTCAAATATCGCTGACAGGATTCATGGAGAAAAACACTGGGAAGTTTATGAAAGAGCTTTGGACACTTCTTCTTAGTGCGGGGAAGAATGAAAGCGGCGTTCCTCAACAGTTTTTGGatgccaaagaagaagaaacacggAAGAAGCAG GCAGAGGTGGATAGGATAGCAAATGAAatccaaaagaagaaagagaaagaggaggAGAGTAGAGAACTTGAGAGGGAAAGATCAAAGAAGATG GACGATGAGGTTGAAAAGAAAGCCAATAATGCTATGGAGCCAGCTTCAAAGCATATGCTGCCTAAGGGTTCGAGTGGCCGTGCTGAGGATGAAAAAGAAACTGTCACAAGGAATGGTGCAAGAGGAAGGAAAGG GTCTTGTCATTCAATTGATCATTCATTTTCATCCCCTAT AGGTTCAACTTCTAGGATCAGCAGGTCGGTTTCAAATTCGAGAAGTCATTCGGG GCATAACTCAAGAAGTGTGTCTAGATCACCTGAAGCTCGAGGACGACGCTCCATGTCTTCTGATAGGGTGTATCGCTCACCAAGAAGGCGCTCAATTACACCTCCTCGGAGGAGATCATCATACTCTAAGCATAGGTCTAGATCCCCTTTTAGACGCAGGTCACCATCCCCTATACGACGTAGATTGCGTTCTCCCTTTCGACGTAGGTCACCTTCACCCTCACATGATAGGTCACCATCACCTGTTCGACGTCGTAGGTCACCATCACCTGTTCGACGCCGCAGATCTCCTTCGCCTATTCGACGCCGCAGATCTCCTTTGCCTATTAGGCGCCGCAGGTCACCTTCCCTTGTGCGCCGCAAATCACCTTCATTTGTGCGCCGCAGATCACCTTCACCTATACGTCGCAAATCATCCCCTTCCATGCGACGCAAATCACCATCTCCTGTACGTCAAAGGTATCAAAGGTCTCCGTCTACTCCTCACCACATGTCTCCTCCCATGCGACACAAGTCATCTGTCATTTCACGCAAGAGATCTCCATCTCCTCTTCATCGCTCTCCTTTGCCTCACGGATCAAGCTCTCCATCTCCTGTACAACATAGGTCTCCTTCTTCAGGGAGATCTCCAAAGGAACTCAAGAGATCACCCATGCAGTCCCTTGGAGAAAGAGTCAG ATCACAACAAACATTGTTGCCTGTTCCGCAACGCTCCTCCAGTTCTTTTAGGTCACAACAAAGAGATCAAAAGGATCAAAAAGATTTACACACTAGATTGCCACCTTTATCTCCTTCTCCAGAGAGGTCTCCACCAGTTGGAAGGAAGAGGAGTGCCAGCGAAGATAAAAG GTCCCCTAGTCCATATGAGAGTCCTGCCAGGCAAAGAAGAGAGCGAATCACACATGATGGTAGCTTGAGTCCTTTGCAACAAAGAGTGAGGAAACCACTGAAGGATAGTCCAGAATCTGGCAAAGACCATGAAGAAACTGGCTATACTCG GGAGGGCGGGGACTATAATTCTACATCCTCACATAAACGACCTTTGTATCCATCTAACATGGATAAGCAGAGAGACCCCCCTGTGAAGTTTCACTGCAAGGATGAGCAAGCTCTTGAAAGATTAGCTAGTCATCAGACCACCGATTCCCGAAACTATCCAGATAACATGGACTCAAGGAAGAAAGACCAGGATATAAAGAT TGGGAAGTCTTCTGGGAGAGGTGGTGATCAAGAAACTCTCGAAGCACAAAAGTCTCCATCTTTGTATAAGAACGAGAAAGACCGCTCACGCTTAAACAATGTTAAGGATAGTGACAAACGCCGGAAATCAGAAACTGTGCCAGTGACAGCTGAAAAAGTGCATCATAGTAATGGCAGTGGTGCATTGGATTCTGGTTCTGAGGAAAGTGGTAAGCACAGAGGAGAGAAGAGGGAAAAGTCAAAGCATAAGAGGTCACATCGACATGAAGTGGCTTTGGATGATGATGGCAGCCATGGTTCtgaaattgaagagagaaaagagactAAAAGGAGGAGGAAGGAGGAAAAGAAGTTGCGAAAGGAGGAGAAGCGTCGACGGCATGAAGAGCGACGCCGTAAAAGAGCGGAACGGCATGCGGAGAAGCTAAAATTGAAGGGTCGTGATGATGCTAGCTCTTCTGATGATGAACATGTTGGGAGGAGGGAGTCTCATCCAAGTGATGATGAAGAGACAGAATCTGATCAGAGAAGACTTGAGATTGAGTTACGGAAGAAGGCTCTTGAATCACTTAAAGCAAAGAAGGGCACCAGTCACTGA